GTTTATTTCGTTATAACGGTCTATGAAGGGTTGGAGTTTTTCTCTTAACATGTGGGTGCCTCAGGTTCGCGGATTACGCGACGCTGAGTGCATTGACTTTGGACTGAAGGCGGCTCACTTTACGAGAAGCAGTGTTTTTCTTCAAGATGCCTTTGCTTACATACTTGTGTAGTTCACGGTTAGCAATTTTCATTGCTTCAACTGCTGCATCTTTATCACCTGCTTCAACTGCTGCTATAACAGCTTTAGTAATATTTTTGATGCGAGTTTTGTAATATCTGTTGCGAGCTGTGCGTTTTGCAGTCTGGCGAATTCTTTTTATCGCTGATTTGTGATGTGCCATATGGTATAATCCTTGTCGTTAGAAAATTTTGGGAATCATACCTTAAAGTTTATTAAATTTAAATTAAATGTAAGTTTGTCAAGAGGGGTATTTATATTATGAAATTATTTGGAACAGATGGGGTTCGTGGATTGGCCGGTAAAGAGTTAAGTGCATTTACTGCAATGCGGCTGGCAATGGCAGCAGGTATATATTTTAGAAAATTTGCAAAAACAAATAAGATTCTTGTAGGTAAAGATACTAGAAGAAGCGGCTATATGATAGAAAATGCTTTGGTAAGCGGTCTTACTGCTGTAGGATACAATGTTATACAAATTGGTCCAATGCCTACACCAGCAATTGCTTTTTTAACGGAAGATATGAGATGTGATGCAGGTATAATGATTAGTGCAAGCCACAATCCTTATGAAGATAATGGTATTAAATTTTTTGATTCCCAAGGGAACAAGCTTAATGAGAAAGATGAAGCTGCTATAGAAGAGATCTATTTTGATGAAAATCTTTTGGCAGATGAACAAAAAATAGGCAGAGATATAGGCTCATCTAAACGTATTGATGATGTTATAGGTCGTTATATAGTTAAACTTAAAAACTCATTTCCTACAGATATGACTCTTAATGATGTACGAATTGTTCTAGATACAGCAAATGGAGCTGCTTATAAAGTTGCTCCTACTGTTTTTGAAGAGCTTGGAGCTGATGTTATTGTCATAAACAACAAACCTAATGGATACAATATAAATGATAACTGTGGGGCAATGCATCCAAAAACATTAAGTGAAAAGGTTCGTGAGTATAGAGCTGATATAGGATTTGCATTTGATGGTGATGCTGACAGATTGGTTGTTGTAGATGAAAAAGGAAATCAGGTAGATGGCGATAAGCTAATAGGTGCTCTTGCCCTATACTTAAAAAATGAAGGCAAACTTGAAAACAGTTGTGTTATTGCAACAGTAATGAGCAATCAAGGTTTTGAAGATTTTCTAAAAAAATATGGAATTGACTTGATTCGTTCAAATGTAGGTGATAAATATGTGTTAGAAGAGATGCGTAAGCATCAATGTATTCTTGGAGGAGAGCAGAGCGGTCACGTAATATTTAGTGATTATGCTAAAACAGGTGACGGACTTGTAACTGCTCTTCAAACTATTGCTTTGATTTTAAAAAGTGGAAAGAAAGCTAGTGAAGTTTTAAACCCTTTTGAACTATACCCTCAAAAACTTCTAAATATTAAGGTATCACAAAAAAAACCGTTAGATTCTATAGAAGGTCTTAAAGAGAAAGAGAAAGCAATAAAAGAGGAAGGCTTACGATCACTAATTCGTTATAGTGGTACAGAAAATAAATTACGTATTCTTCTTGAAGGAAAAAATGCAAAGGCTATTGACCACTGGATGAAAGAGCTTGAAAAATTCTTTAGGAAAGCATTAAATGACTAAAGCGTGGGCTACATTTATTCTGGCTCTTGCCGGAATATATATAATTGATCAAAATATAAAGACAATTTTTTTATCAGGATGGCAGTGGGAAAACTCTTGCATATCTCTTACTCTTGTTTTCAATAAGGGTGTTGCATTTTCAATGTTTTCCTTTTTAGGACCTTACCTTAAATGGATTCAGATAGCACTACTAGCAGGAGTTTTAGGATATATCATTCACGGAAAATATTTGCAACGCTACAGCTTACCTTTAGGAATTCTTTTTGGTGCAGGCATCAGCAATATTGCCGACCGTTTCATACATGGTGGAGTTGTTGACTATGTATATTGGCACTGCGGATTTGACTTTGCAGTTTTTAACTTTGCAGATGTGATGATAGATTTATCAGTTGGTTGGTTGTTAATAAATTCAATATTTTTAAAAAAAAATATGGATGAGAAGGTATGAAGAAAAAAATAACACTGCAACAATTAGAAAATTTTCTTTTTTCATTAGCAGATGATTTACGATATTGAATACAATGAATATAGCAAAAGACTTTGCAATATTATTAAAACTTAAGTTAGAGACTATGAGATACATAAAAAGTTATTAGATAAATTAAATATTACCCAAATTGCTAGTTAATCACTAACTTTTGTTTCTCTTCATCAAGCTTCAAAAAGCAGTTAATGCTGTAAGCGACAAGAAATAGTTTAAGTTTTGTAAGAAAACCACCAATG
This region of Hydrogenimonas thermophila genomic DNA includes:
- the rpsT gene encoding 30S ribosomal protein S20, encoding MAHHKSAIKRIRQTAKRTARNRYYKTRIKNITKAVIAAVEAGDKDAAVEAMKIANRELHKYVSKGILKKNTASRKVSRLQSKVNALSVA
- the glmM gene encoding phosphoglucosamine mutase; this translates as MKLFGTDGVRGLAGKELSAFTAMRLAMAAGIYFRKFAKTNKILVGKDTRRSGYMIENALVSGLTAVGYNVIQIGPMPTPAIAFLTEDMRCDAGIMISASHNPYEDNGIKFFDSQGNKLNEKDEAAIEEIYFDENLLADEQKIGRDIGSSKRIDDVIGRYIVKLKNSFPTDMTLNDVRIVLDTANGAAYKVAPTVFEELGADVIVINNKPNGYNINDNCGAMHPKTLSEKVREYRADIGFAFDGDADRLVVVDEKGNQVDGDKLIGALALYLKNEGKLENSCVIATVMSNQGFEDFLKKYGIDLIRSNVGDKYVLEEMRKHQCILGGEQSGHVIFSDYAKTGDGLVTALQTIALILKSGKKASEVLNPFELYPQKLLNIKVSQKKPLDSIEGLKEKEKAIKEEGLRSLIRYSGTENKLRILLEGKNAKAIDHWMKELEKFFRKALND
- the lspA gene encoding signal peptidase II encodes the protein MTKAWATFILALAGIYIIDQNIKTIFLSGWQWENSCISLTLVFNKGVAFSMFSFLGPYLKWIQIALLAGVLGYIIHGKYLQRYSLPLGILFGAGISNIADRFIHGGVVDYVYWHCGFDFAVFNFADVMIDLSVGWLLINSIFLKKNMDEKV